Proteins encoded within one genomic window of Candidatus Zymogenus saltonus:
- a CDS encoding cation:proton antiporter, which translates to MEHTFTIASLWLGLAVISAIVAYHLRISIALVEICVGIVAAAVAGYFGKTDALGSNLEWLRFLAASGAVLLTFLAGAELEPDVLRNKLKEVTVIGLVGFFAPFFGCAALAYYVLHWNLQASLLCGVALSTTSMAVVYAVMLETGFNKTDFGKGILGACFINDLGTVIALGLLFAPFTYKTAIFIGVTVFILAVLPFTSRWLTRVYAHRTAAIRTKWVIFILFGLGALALWSGSEAVLPAYIVGMVLAEFSVSDMYWIRRLRTLTVGFFTPFYFIRAGTFVSLPALISAPLVFLILLGGKVISKIFGLYPVIGRFRRKRDERWYYTLMMSTGLTFGTISALYGFSHNIVTQEQYSFLVAVVIASAVVPTLIAGLVFLPSHLLPKKKDVQIELTQENGLNDEG; encoded by the coding sequence ATGGAACACACCTTTACGATCGCTTCCCTTTGGTTGGGGCTCGCCGTTATTTCCGCTATTGTTGCCTACCACCTGCGCATCTCAATCGCTTTAGTAGAAATCTGTGTTGGTATAGTTGCAGCCGCCGTTGCAGGTTATTTTGGCAAGACAGACGCTCTTGGATCTAATTTGGAATGGTTACGTTTTCTTGCCGCTTCGGGGGCTGTCCTGCTCACATTCTTAGCTGGCGCAGAACTTGAACCGGATGTGCTGCGTAATAAACTGAAAGAAGTAACGGTAATAGGACTCGTTGGTTTTTTTGCGCCGTTTTTCGGGTGTGCTGCGCTCGCGTACTATGTATTGCATTGGAATCTTCAAGCCAGCTTGCTCTGTGGCGTAGCGCTTTCAACGACTTCAATGGCTGTCGTGTATGCGGTGATGTTGGAAACCGGCTTCAATAAGACCGATTTCGGCAAGGGTATTTTAGGCGCTTGTTTCATAAATGATCTAGGAACGGTTATCGCTCTCGGATTGCTCTTCGCTCCTTTTACCTACAAGACTGCTATCTTCATTGGGGTTACAGTATTTATATTAGCAGTATTGCCATTCACCAGTCGTTGGCTCACACGTGTGTACGCCCATCGTACGGCAGCGATTCGTACAAAATGGGTGATTTTTATATTATTCGGGTTGGGTGCCCTGGCTCTCTGGTCAGGCAGCGAGGCGGTGCTCCCAGCGTATATTGTGGGAATGGTTTTGGCGGAGTTTTCAGTCAGTGACATGTACTGGATTCGTCGTCTTCGAACCTTGACGGTAGGGTTTTTCACGCCGTTCTATTTCATTCGTGCCGGCACATTTGTTTCATTGCCCGCTCTTATTTCTGCTCCTCTTGTTTTTCTTATTTTGTTGGGCGGCAAGGTAATATCAAAGATATTTGGACTCTATCCTGTGATAGGCCGATTTCGCCGCAAGCGTGATGAAAGATGGTATTACACTCTCATGATGTCCACCGGTCTGACATTTGGAACGATTTCCGCACTCTATGGTTTCTCTCACAATATTGTCACACAGGAACAATATTCCTTTCTGGTAGCGGTGGTCATTGCGAGCGCAGTGGTTCCGACGCTCATTGCGGGACTGGTCTTTCTACCAAGTCACCTCTTACCTAAAAAGAAGGATGTGCAGATTGAACTTACACAAGAAAATGGTTTAAATGATGAAGGATGA
- a CDS encoding deoxyguanosinetriphosphate triphosphohydrolase, with the protein MKITVRERTEEWEKAHLVPYASLSKNSRGRRHKEPEDNTRTFYQRDRDRIIHASAFRRLEYKTQVFVYHEGDYFRTRLTHTIEVSQIARTIARALGINEDLTEAVALAHDMGHPPFGHSGEKTLNELLKDDGGFNHNVHSLKIVDELEKKYPGFNGLNLTYEVREGIAKHTTDYDNVGPSEFSDHRFPSLEGQVVDIADEIAYNSHDIDDGIASGMLNLDDIMDVRLWGETYTEAKNKHPGEASKVHRLVTVSKVIGKQVRDVVEETAKNIDRFNIKTVDDIRAAPQKIALFGEEMNVLNEELKTFLMEKLYRHYRVVRMSGKAERILKDLFKTYLNIPLQLPPAVYEEFMRTNGDKRVISDYIAGMTDKYAIDEHNKLFDPYERV; encoded by the coding sequence ATGAAGATAACCGTAAGGGAGAGAACGGAGGAGTGGGAGAAAGCCCACCTCGTTCCCTACGCCTCCCTCTCAAAGAACAGCAGGGGACGTAGGCACAAAGAGCCGGAGGATAACACCAGGACCTTCTACCAGCGCGACAGGGACAGGATAATCCACGCCAGCGCCTTCAGGAGGCTCGAATACAAGACCCAGGTCTTTGTCTACCACGAGGGGGACTACTTCCGCACCCGCCTCACCCACACCATCGAGGTCTCCCAGATCGCAAGGACCATAGCGCGGGCGCTGGGGATAAACGAGGACCTGACGGAGGCCGTGGCCCTGGCCCACGACATGGGGCACCCCCCATTCGGCCACAGCGGGGAGAAAACCCTAAACGAGCTCCTGAAGGATGACGGGGGCTTCAACCACAACGTCCACAGCCTCAAGATCGTCGACGAGCTGGAGAAGAAATACCCCGGGTTCAACGGCCTGAACCTCACCTACGAGGTGCGGGAGGGGATCGCAAAGCACACCACCGATTACGACAACGTCGGGCCGTCGGAGTTCTCCGACCACAGGTTTCCCTCCCTCGAGGGGCAGGTCGTGGACATCGCCGACGAGATAGCCTACAACAGCCACGACATAGACGACGGGATCGCCTCGGGAATGCTGAACCTCGACGACATCATGGATGTGAGGCTCTGGGGGGAGACCTACACCGAGGCGAAAAACAAGCACCCGGGAGAAGCAAGCAAGGTCCACCGCCTCGTCACCGTGTCGAAGGTCATAGGGAAACAGGTAAGGGACGTCGTCGAGGAGACCGCAAAGAACATCGACAGGTTCAATATCAAGACCGTCGACGACATAAGGGCCGCCCCGCAAAAGATTGCGCTCTTCGGCGAAGAGATGAACGTTCTCAACGAGGAGCTGAAGACCTTTCTCATGGAGAAGCTCTACCGCCACTACCGGGTCGTCAGGATGAGCGGCAAGGCGGAGCGGATATTGAAAGACCTCTTCAAGACCTATCTCAACATCCCCCTCCAGCTCCCCCCTGCCGTGTACGAGGAGTTCATGAGGACGAACGGGGATAAGAGGGTGATCTCCGACTACATCGCCGGGATGACGGACAAATACGCCATCGACGAGCACAACAAGCTCTTCGATCCTTACGAGAGGGTGTGA
- the galK gene encoding galactokinase: MDNNIFLLRASFGSIFYTKPKFLASAPGRVNLIGEHTDYNEGFVLPMAIEKRIYVMARPMYGDLVRLKSVGFQGIEEFQVNSKIVKGERGEGNKTNWADYVKGVSLKIKESGRDMNGFWALYRSDIPIGAGLSSSAALEVSTAIVIAAQFGYTLESEEIVAISHSAENDFVGVKCGVMDQMTCVHAKEGNALFIDCRDSSFEYIPMKLKDETFVVVDTRVKRELGSSVYNDRRKECEAAAKAIAKLRPEVKALRDAKLDDLKEIDGKVDANAIKRARHIITENERVIKAVEHLKGGKFKEFGELMYLSHESLKTDYEVSSPELDLVVDTARGVKGVFGARLTGAGLGGSAIVLVKKESLEDLSGAVVEAFAKKELEEPNVFPVSPSGGVTVEEMEVNE; encoded by the coding sequence ATGGACAACAATATTTTCCTTTTGAGGGCGTCATTTGGGTCGATATTTTATACCAAACCGAAGTTTTTGGCCAGCGCCCCCGGGCGGGTGAACCTGATCGGCGAGCATACCGACTACAACGAGGGATTTGTCCTCCCGATGGCCATTGAGAAGAGGATTTACGTAATGGCAAGGCCGATGTACGGCGACCTGGTCAGGCTGAAGTCGGTCGGCTTTCAAGGAATAGAGGAGTTTCAGGTCAACTCCAAAATAGTGAAGGGCGAAAGGGGCGAAGGCAACAAGACGAACTGGGCGGATTACGTCAAGGGGGTGTCGTTGAAAATAAAGGAGTCGGGCCGTGACATGAACGGCTTCTGGGCCCTCTACAGGAGCGATATACCGATAGGGGCCGGACTATCTTCATCGGCGGCGCTGGAGGTCTCGACAGCTATCGTCATTGCGGCGCAGTTCGGCTATACGCTTGAATCCGAGGAGATCGTTGCTATCTCCCACTCTGCGGAGAACGACTTCGTTGGCGTCAAGTGCGGCGTCATGGATCAGATGACGTGCGTCCATGCAAAGGAAGGAAACGCCCTCTTCATAGACTGCAGGGATTCAAGCTTTGAATATATCCCGATGAAGCTCAAAGACGAGACCTTCGTGGTCGTGGACACCAGGGTCAAGAGGGAGCTCGGGTCTTCCGTCTACAACGACAGAAGAAAGGAGTGCGAGGCCGCGGCGAAAGCGATCGCAAAGCTCCGCCCGGAGGTAAAGGCCCTGAGGGACGCAAAACTGGATGACCTCAAGGAAATAGATGGCAAGGTCGACGCCAACGCCATCAAGAGGGCGCGTCACATCATCACCGAAAACGAGAGGGTGATAAAGGCGGTGGAGCACCTCAAAGGAGGGAAATTCAAGGAGTTCGGAGAGCTGATGTACCTGTCCCATGAAAGCCTTAAAACCGATTACGAGGTGAGCTCGCCGGAGCTTGACCTCGTGGTGGATACCGCCAGGGGTGTTAAGGGGGTCTTTGGCGCAAGGCTTACCGGCGCCGGTCTGGGCGGCTCTGCCATAGTCCTCGTTAAAAAGGAAAGCCTGGAAGACCTCTCCGGGGCGGTGGTGGAGGCCTTTGCCAAAAAGGAGCTCGAAGAGCCGAACGTCTTTCCGGTATCACCCTCCGGGGGTGTCACAGTCGAGGAGATGGAGGTAAACGAATAG
- a CDS encoding class I SAM-dependent methyltransferase has protein sequence MELKEDKIRSNIDFKLTSLMISIRDFIRPRENVLKEVNIEPGFRVLDFGCGPGSYSVCAARLVGRKGKIYAADIHPLAIESVTKRAKRAGLNNIETIQTNCKTRLPDNCIDVVFLYDVFHGFGEPERFLKEFHRVLKPGGVLSFSDHHLKGEKIIQAVTGSSLFKLANSNKHTFSFKKS, from the coding sequence GTGGAACTTAAAGAAGACAAGATTAGAAGCAATATCGATTTTAAACTGACTTCCCTGATGATTTCGATCAGGGACTTCATAAGGCCGAGGGAGAACGTATTAAAAGAGGTAAATATAGAGCCTGGATTTCGCGTTCTCGACTTCGGCTGCGGGCCCGGGAGCTACTCTGTATGCGCGGCAAGGCTTGTGGGCCGAAAAGGCAAGATATACGCCGCGGACATCCACCCGCTGGCCATAGAGAGCGTCACGAAGCGTGCGAAAAGGGCGGGACTCAACAACATCGAGACGATCCAGACAAACTGTAAAACCAGGCTCCCGGACAACTGCATAGACGTAGTATTTTTGTATGATGTCTTTCACGGCTTCGGCGAGCCGGAGAGATTTCTCAAGGAGTTTCACCGTGTCTTAAAGCCCGGAGGCGTCCTGTCATTTTCCGACCATCATCTGAAAGGAGAAAAGATCATTCAGGCGGTAACGGGTTCAAGCCTGTTTAAGCTTGCAAATTCTAACAAGCACACCTTTAGCTTCAAAAAGAGTTAG
- a CDS encoding class I SAM-dependent methyltransferase, which translates to MFKRIEHKEEAISGFENVDRYRKVHRGSKDMQYSSLIKGIKALNISGRYLEVGAGPGTLAAMIAQEMPNVQITAFDLSPEMAKFANEYISESGLDGRVRSLACNAVDKKEIEKLGTFDLVYSSFSLHHWRDPEKVIENLMGAVKGNGVLYLYDLKRVWWLYLVPSNGGFISSIRASYLPEEMGDLLDRLGMKKYETITHFPYFMQSIIVRK; encoded by the coding sequence ATGTTCAAGAGAATCGAGCATAAAGAAGAGGCAATCTCCGGTTTTGAAAACGTCGACAGGTATAGAAAGGTTCACAGGGGATCCAAAGATATGCAATACTCATCGCTGATAAAGGGCATCAAGGCCCTAAACATCTCCGGCAGGTATCTCGAAGTAGGGGCGGGGCCGGGCACATTGGCCGCCATGATCGCTCAAGAAATGCCTAACGTCCAGATCACCGCCTTCGATTTATCGCCCGAAATGGCAAAGTTCGCCAACGAGTACATCAGCGAGAGCGGCCTTGACGGGAGAGTCCGCTCTCTCGCCTGCAACGCAGTGGACAAAAAGGAGATCGAGAAGCTGGGGACGTTCGACCTGGTGTACTCCTCGTTTTCGCTCCATCACTGGAGGGACCCGGAGAAGGTGATCGAAAACCTCATGGGAGCGGTAAAAGGTAACGGGGTCTTGTATCTCTACGACCTTAAGAGGGTGTGGTGGCTCTACCTCGTTCCGTCGAACGGGGGGTTTATAAGCTCCATCAGGGCCTCGTATCTGCCGGAGGAGATGGGGGACCTCCTTGATCGGCTAGGGATGAAAAAATACGAGACCATAACCCATTTCCCCTATTTCATGCAGTCGATAATCGTAAGGAAATGA
- a CDS encoding RNA polymerase sigma factor, producing the protein MMTEAAEKRLTEFWSTEQSRLVNYVKRLIEDAADRDGEDIVQDVILSVLSRNDEMDPIEDLSSYVYRSIRNRVIDHMRKRKDMVQFDTTDDEDSHLSLSNILHDPKYNALDEVMRGEVRERIFGAIGDLSDEEKAVLIETEFNGAKFRELSELWEVPMGTLLTRKSRAIAKIKESLADLNHNVNNVLKK; encoded by the coding sequence ATGATGACAGAAGCGGCAGAGAAGAGGTTGACCGAATTCTGGTCGACGGAACAGAGCAGGCTGGTCAACTACGTCAAGCGGCTCATTGAGGATGCAGCCGACCGGGACGGAGAGGACATAGTCCAGGATGTCATTTTGAGCGTCCTGAGCAGAAACGACGAGATGGACCCGATCGAGGACCTGTCGTCTTACGTCTACAGATCGATAAGGAACAGGGTGATCGACCACATGCGCAAGAGAAAAGACATGGTGCAGTTTGACACGACGGATGACGAGGATTCGCACCTCTCTCTTTCAAACATCCTTCATGACCCGAAGTACAACGCCCTGGACGAGGTCATGAGGGGAGAGGTAAGGGAGCGGATATTTGGGGCGATCGGGGATTTGAGCGACGAGGAGAAGGCGGTTCTTATCGAGACCGAGTTTAACGGCGCTAAATTCAGGGAGCTGTCCGAGCTTTGGGAGGTGCCGATGGGGACGCTCTTGACAAGGAAATCGCGGGCGATTGCAAAGATCAAGGAGTCGCTTGCCGACCTCAATCACAACGTCAATAACGTTTTAAAGAAATAG